In a genomic window of Ignavibacteriota bacterium:
- a CDS encoding MCE family protein gives MKEQRSNEIKVGITVIVGVILLLLGFSIFKEWTLTGGNSRYAFRFPSSAGLQVGDPVSINGVKSGKVVDVALDGGEGVLVHAELEEGTVIAQGAYPTIQMLELMGGKKIEIRQGGGAPHDPSVELIGGVDPDIAGAFAVLGTLQTKVDTLATKAGTLLDNANAIVGDAEMVAAIKESVGHLRVISSDMRTLLGTNRDEINEIATTLARVSRRTDTLLAELSPRLDRGLGSAERLAGRADTLLGDVQSLVGEIRNSRGLLHTVLHDTTFVRRFDNTLLRVDSVLNIIMDGQLKIRLRL, from the coding sequence GTGAAAGAACAGCGAAGCAACGAAATCAAAGTCGGCATCACGGTGATCGTGGGTGTGATCCTGTTGTTGCTGGGCTTCTCGATTTTCAAGGAGTGGACGCTCACGGGAGGCAACTCCCGCTACGCCTTCCGCTTCCCGAGTTCCGCGGGACTGCAGGTCGGCGATCCGGTGTCCATCAACGGCGTCAAGTCGGGCAAGGTGGTCGACGTAGCGCTCGACGGCGGCGAGGGTGTGCTCGTACACGCCGAACTCGAGGAGGGCACGGTCATCGCGCAGGGCGCGTATCCGACCATACAGATGCTCGAACTCATGGGCGGGAAAAAAATCGAGATCCGTCAGGGCGGCGGCGCGCCGCACGATCCTTCGGTCGAACTGATCGGCGGCGTCGATCCCGACATCGCGGGCGCGTTTGCCGTGCTCGGCACGCTGCAGACAAAAGTCGACACGCTCGCGACCAAGGCCGGGACGCTGCTCGACAATGCCAACGCCATCGTCGGCGACGCCGAGATGGTTGCGGCCATCAAGGAGAGTGTGGGACACCTGCGCGTCATCAGCTCCGACATGCGCACCCTGCTCGGCACGAACCGCGACGAGATCAACGAGATTGCAACAACACTCGCCCGCGTTTCGCGCCGCACCGACACGCTGCTCGCGGAATTGAGCCCGCGCCTCGACCGCGGCCTCGGCTCGGCCGAACGCCTGGCCGGCCGCGCCGACACGCTGCTCGGCGATGTGCAGTCGCTCGTCGGCGAAATACGGAATTCGCGCGGCCTGCTCCACACTGTGCTGCACGACACGACCTTCGTGCGCCGCTTCGACAACACGCTGCTCCGAGTGGACAGCGTGCTCAACATCATCATGGACGGCCAGCTCAAAATCCGCCTCCGACTCTAG
- a CDS encoding ABC transporter permease encodes MLRYVIRRVLASIPLLLGLATCTFVIVHLAPGDPTQLYVDADADPRAAARLRAALGLDEPLPVQYVTWLKNAVTGDFGDSLSKHAPVTEIMAEAIPRTLLLASLSLAVNFAVGILIGVLSALNRGKRLDHVLNSAGLFLYSMPEFWLGLMLILLFSLAIPVFPASGFQSPLADYYATWDYLLDILHHLVLPVFVLGVASAAATARYMRGSMLDVLGQDYIRTARAKGLPESAVIGKHAMRNALLPIITLFGLSIPFLLGGAVVVETVFAWPGMGKVVVDAIFTRDYPLIIGCTLLSGAMVVLGNLVADILYALADPRIRY; translated from the coding sequence GTGCTGCGATATGTAATTCGACGCGTGCTCGCCTCCATACCTTTGCTGCTGGGTCTGGCCACCTGCACGTTTGTCATCGTGCATCTCGCGCCGGGGGACCCGACACAGCTCTACGTGGACGCCGACGCCGATCCGCGCGCGGCTGCGCGTTTGCGTGCAGCGCTCGGCCTCGACGAACCGCTGCCCGTGCAGTATGTCACCTGGCTCAAGAATGCGGTAACGGGCGACTTCGGCGATTCGCTCAGCAAACACGCGCCCGTCACCGAGATCATGGCCGAGGCGATTCCACGCACACTGCTCCTGGCGAGTCTTTCGCTCGCCGTCAACTTCGCCGTCGGCATTCTCATCGGCGTGCTGTCGGCGTTGAACCGGGGCAAGCGGCTGGACCATGTCCTGAATTCGGCCGGACTCTTCCTCTATTCCATGCCCGAGTTCTGGCTCGGTCTTATGTTGATTCTCCTTTTTTCGCTGGCGATACCGGTGTTCCCCGCGTCGGGTTTTCAGAGTCCGCTCGCGGACTACTACGCGACCTGGGATTATCTGCTCGATATTCTGCACCATCTCGTCCTGCCCGTGTTCGTGCTCGGCGTCGCGTCAGCCGCGGCCACGGCACGGTACATGCGCGGCAGCATGCTCGACGTGCTGGGGCAGGACTACATCCGCACCGCGCGCGCGAAGGGCCTGCCAGAATCCGCCGTTATTGGCAAACACGCGATGCGCAACGCGCTGCTGCCCATCATCACGCTGTTCGGCCTTTCGATTCCGTTTCTGCTCGGCGGTGCGGTGGTTGTTGAGACCGTGTTTGCGTGGCCGGGCATGGGCAAGGTGGTGGTCGACGCCATTTTCACGCGTGACTACCCGCTCATCATCGGCTGCACGCTACTGTCGGGCGCCATGGTGGTGCTCGGCAATCTCGTTGCCGACATCCTGTACGCGCTCGCCGATCCCCGCATCAGGTACTAA
- a CDS encoding YIP1 family protein, whose protein sequence is MSLVDRAKNIIVSPKNEWAVIAEESPDVGSIITTYVLPLAVVASIAAFIGYGIIGVPIPFFGGTSASITVGISQAVLNLILSVISVLLTAFVVDALAGSFASEKNFGRAVQLVAYSYTPMWLGGIFNVYPPLGVIGSLFGLYGFYLIYLGLPHTMKTPKDKVVIYLIVTILVLLVIYFIIAAILTAILAVVGLGLVSAAM, encoded by the coding sequence ATGAGTCTTGTCGATCGAGCAAAGAACATCATCGTCTCACCCAAAAACGAGTGGGCGGTCATCGCCGAAGAGTCGCCCGATGTTGGCTCCATCATCACCACCTACGTCCTCCCGCTCGCGGTGGTCGCGTCGATCGCGGCGTTTATCGGGTACGGGATTATCGGAGTTCCCATACCCTTTTTCGGGGGCACAAGCGCGAGTATCACGGTTGGAATCAGCCAGGCGGTGCTCAATCTGATTCTCTCCGTCATCAGCGTGCTGCTGACCGCGTTTGTGGTTGATGCGCTGGCAGGTTCCTTTGCTTCCGAGAAGAACTTCGGCAGGGCCGTGCAGCTCGTGGCGTATTCCTACACCCCGATGTGGCTCGGAGGAATCTTTAACGTGTATCCGCCGCTGGGAGTGATCGGCTCGCTCTTCGGGTTGTATGGATTCTACCTGATCTATCTCGGGTTGCCGCACACGATGAAAACGCCGAAGGACAAAGTCGTCATCTATCTCATCGTGACGATCCTGGTCCTACTTGTGATCTACTTCATTATCGCCGCGATACTCACTGCGATCCTCGCAGTTGTTGGTCTAGGATTGGTCAGTGCAGCCATGTAA
- a CDS encoding ABC transporter permease, translating to MGTVQRLRLDRIAPALVPGVALWRLGRRLSGVIHLLAFLAACGFIALHAGPIGDSYRSLYHTIALGLAAPEEFHLIFNSDVLQFWLAALVATVLPFAVVYFARRAARRAMRGAGREESSDWRLAMSQFRGNPIARTGVVVLFLLYGAAVFSPFLAPYAPNAFQDGAVTQYLPPLASVTALRLKHERIAPLVPSFRFVPAAQEGEARALHALNERLLSDDFQRLHFVDAWHIESSDVVATCGTERVVIPIADLVSPNPEEFASTRDFLLGTDSFGRDVLSRLLFGARISLSLGFIAVLLSVTLGTVVGLSAGYFGRAIDSVLMRAVDVLLAFPSLFLILIVVAVFDTITFPRILLVVIVLGCTSWMGIARLVRGEVLSLKEQDFVLAARAAGLGHARVIFRHILPNAITPVIINATLRIGGMILIEAALSFLNLGVQQPTASWGSIILEGKDVLARAWWISTFPGLAIVFTVISFNLVGDGLRDAFDPRLISRDARA from the coding sequence ATGGGAACCGTACAGCGCCTCCGCCTCGACCGCATCGCCCCGGCTCTTGTGCCCGGTGTTGCCCTGTGGCGTCTGGGACGCCGGCTTTCGGGTGTGATACATCTTCTTGCCTTTCTCGCCGCCTGCGGCTTCATCGCGCTGCATGCGGGTCCCATCGGCGACTCCTATCGTTCGCTCTACCATACCATCGCGCTGGGTCTCGCCGCACCCGAGGAGTTTCACCTGATATTCAACTCCGATGTGCTGCAATTTTGGCTGGCGGCGCTTGTCGCGACGGTACTGCCCTTTGCCGTCGTCTATTTTGCGCGCCGCGCCGCGCGCAGGGCCATGCGCGGGGCGGGCAGGGAAGAGAGCAGCGACTGGCGGCTGGCGATGAGTCAGTTCCGCGGCAATCCTATTGCGCGGACGGGTGTGGTCGTGTTGTTCCTGCTGTACGGTGCGGCCGTGTTTAGTCCCTTCCTCGCGCCGTACGCGCCCAACGCGTTTCAGGACGGGGCGGTGACGCAATACCTGCCGCCCCTGGCCAGTGTCACTGCCCTGCGCCTCAAACACGAGCGGATCGCGCCGCTGGTGCCCTCGTTCCGTTTTGTGCCCGCGGCGCAGGAGGGTGAGGCGCGCGCGCTGCACGCGTTGAACGAGCGCCTCCTCTCCGACGATTTTCAGCGCCTGCATTTTGTGGATGCCTGGCACATCGAAAGTTCGGACGTTGTCGCGACGTGCGGGACGGAACGTGTGGTGATTCCGATTGCGGACCTCGTCTCGCCCAATCCCGAGGAGTTTGCATCGACGCGCGACTTCCTGCTCGGCACCGACAGCTTCGGCCGCGACGTGCTGAGCCGCCTGCTCTTCGGGGCGCGCATCTCGTTGTCGCTCGGCTTCATCGCCGTGCTGCTGTCCGTCACGCTGGGCACCGTCGTCGGACTCTCGGCCGGATATTTCGGACGCGCCATCGACAGCGTGCTCATGCGCGCGGTCGACGTGCTGCTCGCGTTTCCGTCGCTGTTTCTCATTCTCATCGTGGTGGCCGTCTTCGACACCATCACCTTTCCACGCATCCTGCTTGTGGTGATCGTGCTCGGCTGCACCTCCTGGATGGGCATCGCGCGTCTGGTGCGCGGCGAGGTGCTCTCGCTCAAGGAACAGGACTTTGTGCTCGCCGCGCGCGCGGCGGGCCTCGGACACGCGCGCGTCATCTTCCGGCACATACTGCCCAACGCCATCACGCCCGTCATCATCAACGCCACGCTGCGCATCGGGGGCATGATTCTCATTGAGGCGGCGCTCAGCTTTCTTAATCTCGGCGTGCAGCAGCCCACCGCGAGCTGGGGCAGCATCATCCTCGAGGGCAAGGACGTGCTCGCGCGCGCGTGGTGGATTTCCACGTTCCCCGGTCTCGCGATTGTGTTCACCGTCATCAGTTTCAACCTCGTGGGCGACGGACTGCGCGACGCGTTTGATCCGCGGCTCATCAGCCGCGATGCCAGGGCGTGA
- a CDS encoding enoyl-CoA hydratase/isomerase family protein has translation MEYRHLLVSRDGAVGLIHINRPDVLNALNLRVMDELVEAVTSFDADDTVRCVVIHGSEKAFAAGADITEMVDANAIDMLIRDQFTKWDKIRKARVPLIAAVSGFALGGGCELTMICDIIVASETAQFGQPEINIGVMPGAGGTQRLTRAVGKAKAMEMVLTGKFITAREAQEYGLVLKVVPVEIYLQEAIALAQEIAARPPLSVRLAKEAVLKAFDTTIEVGLEYERKNFYLLFASEDHKEGMAAFLEKRKPRWTGR, from the coding sequence ATGGAATACAGGCATCTCCTCGTCTCGCGCGACGGCGCGGTCGGTCTCATACACATCAATCGCCCCGATGTCCTCAACGCCCTCAATCTGCGCGTGATGGACGAACTCGTCGAGGCCGTGACAAGTTTCGATGCCGACGACACCGTGCGCTGCGTTGTGATTCACGGCAGCGAGAAGGCCTTCGCGGCGGGCGCCGACATCACCGAGATGGTCGATGCCAACGCGATCGACATGCTCATACGCGACCAGTTCACCAAGTGGGACAAGATCCGCAAGGCGCGTGTTCCGCTCATCGCGGCGGTCAGCGGCTTCGCCCTCGGCGGCGGGTGCGAACTCACGATGATCTGCGACATCATCGTCGCGAGTGAAACCGCGCAGTTCGGGCAGCCCGAGATCAACATCGGAGTCATGCCCGGCGCGGGCGGCACGCAGCGGCTCACGCGCGCGGTCGGCAAGGCCAAGGCGATGGAGATGGTGCTGACCGGCAAGTTCATCACCGCGCGCGAGGCACAGGAATACGGGCTCGTGCTCAAGGTGGTGCCCGTCGAAATCTATCTGCAGGAGGCGATCGCGCTTGCGCAGGAGATTGCGGCGCGTCCTCCGCTCTCGGTGCGCCTCGCCAAGGAAGCCGTGCTCAAGGCCTTCGACACAACCATCGAAGTGGGTCTCGAATACGAGCGCAAGAATTTTTATCTCCTCTTCGCCTCCGAAGACCACAAGGAAGGCATGGCCGCCTTTCTCGAAAAACGCAAACCGCGCTGGACAGGACGGTGA
- a CDS encoding HPr kinase/phosphorylase: MKYNTENPFADLKELPRKPITVRQLFEKNRTRLGLVSANGLERSEREITDKNLHRPGLALAGYVELFTYHRVQVMGNTEIHYLRTLPPDEQLVAFERLFQFKIPCIIVTAGNMLEDSLLAIATSHEVPVFTTRHETTKAVYFVGDFLDDHFAPKTVIHGAFIDVYGIGVLFVGRSGIGKSEIALDLVERGHRLVADDVVMAIRKGEGILMGAGSSLVKHFMEVRGLGLIDIRSIFGIRAIRFQKRIEVVVQLEDWSDTAEYTRTGLDSEEVDILGVMVPHVRLPIFPGKNVTVISEVIALNYLLKHYGQDSALEFSRRLQTILEKKAEAEEQSDPMIDWLEHDFE, translated from the coding sequence ATGAAATACAACACAGAAAATCCGTTCGCGGATCTCAAGGAGCTTCCGCGAAAACCGATCACCGTGCGGCAGCTCTTCGAGAAGAACCGCACACGTCTCGGCCTTGTCTCGGCCAACGGACTCGAGCGCAGCGAGCGCGAGATCACCGACAAGAATCTGCACAGGCCCGGACTCGCCCTGGCGGGCTACGTCGAACTTTTTACGTATCACCGCGTGCAGGTGATGGGCAACACCGAAATCCACTATCTACGCACGCTGCCGCCCGACGAACAGCTTGTCGCGTTCGAACGTCTCTTCCAGTTCAAGATACCCTGCATCATCGTCACCGCGGGGAACATGCTCGAAGATTCGCTTCTGGCCATCGCCACCTCACACGAGGTGCCCGTGTTCACGACACGGCACGAGACTACCAAGGCCGTGTATTTTGTCGGCGATTTCCTCGACGACCATTTTGCGCCGAAGACGGTCATACACGGCGCGTTTATCGACGTGTACGGCATCGGCGTTCTTTTTGTCGGACGCTCGGGCATCGGGAAAAGCGAAATCGCGCTCGACCTCGTCGAACGCGGCCACCGTCTCGTGGCCGACGATGTTGTCATGGCCATTCGAAAGGGCGAGGGTATTCTCATGGGCGCGGGCTCGTCGCTCGTGAAACACTTCATGGAGGTGCGCGGCCTCGGCCTCATCGACATCCGCAGCATCTTCGGCATCCGCGCCATCCGCTTCCAGAAGCGCATCGAGGTGGTGGTGCAGCTCGAGGACTGGAGCGACACGGCCGAGTACACGCGCACCGGACTCGATTCGGAAGAGGTCGACATACTCGGCGTCATGGTGCCGCATGTGCGGCTGCCCATTTTCCCCGGCAAGAATGTGACCGTCATCTCGGAAGTGATCGCCCTGAATTACCTGCTCAAACATTACGGCCAGGACTCGGCCCTCGAGTTCTCGCGGCGCCTGCAGACCATTCTCGAGAAAAAAGCGGAGGCCGAGGAGCAGTCGGATCCCATGATCGACTGGCTCGAGCACGATTTCGAGTGA
- a CDS encoding DUF805 domain-containing protein produces MSWYLAVLKKYADFSGRARRKEYWMFFLVNFLVYVVLSIIAMMSIEMALVMSLIQLLYYLAVLIPSIAVGVRRMHDTGRSGWWLLVPIANLIFALTAGTTGDNEYGPDPKA; encoded by the coding sequence ATGTCGTGGTATCTCGCCGTGTTGAAAAAATACGCCGACTTCTCGGGACGCGCACGCAGGAAGGAATACTGGATGTTCTTCCTCGTGAACTTCCTGGTGTACGTTGTGCTGAGCATCATCGCGATGATGTCGATCGAGATGGCGCTGGTCATGTCCCTCATCCAGCTTCTCTACTACCTCGCAGTCCTGATTCCGTCCATCGCGGTCGGTGTGCGCCGCATGCATGACACAGGCCGTAGCGGCTGGTGGCTGCTGGTACCCATCGCGAACCTTATCTTCGCACTCACCGCAGGTACCACGGGCGATAACGAATATGGTCCGGATCCCAAGGCCTGA
- the raiA gene encoding ribosome-associated translation inhibitor RaiA, translating to MNLQFTARHFKAHEGLKQYALAQVSTLKKYYDGIVNGNVILSFEKQKDSVKIVEINLAVHGAQLVAVETSDDFYKSIDSAVIKLERQLQKHKEKRRRV from the coding sequence ATGAATCTCCAATTCACCGCTCGCCACTTCAAAGCGCACGAAGGTTTGAAGCAGTACGCCCTTGCCCAGGTATCGACTCTCAAAAAGTATTACGACGGAATAGTGAACGGCAATGTGATCCTCAGCTTCGAGAAGCAGAAGGATTCCGTGAAGATCGTGGAGATCAACCTTGCCGTGCACGGAGCACAGCTTGTCGCGGTCGAAACGTCCGACGACTTCTACAAGTCCATCGACAGCGCGGTCATCAAACTCGAACGCCAGCTCCAGAAACACAAGGAAAAGCGCCGCCGCGTCTGA
- a CDS encoding tyrosine recombinase, with translation MRKLFDQFITMLRVERNASPHTIRAYHDELERFAAWLDEIAESAAVDPEGVDRATVRAFLGTLHERGLSKRSVARALAALRSFYVFALKRGLLPTNPAADLHAPKLDKRLPEYVEEQSLRGILAMPDTGTVRGARDAAVLELFYSTGMRLSELVALNRDAISARAGTARVLGKRRKERIVPVGAPALRALEVWYAAAAGHFGSAGKLRDTNAVFVNMKGSRLSARSVHAIVTRYLASDGRRRKNSPHVLRHSFATHLVDRGADLEAVRQLLGHESLSTTQIYTHVSIEHLKRVYRLSHPRATIHTVSQEGASS, from the coding sequence ATGAGGAAACTGTTCGACCAATTCATCACCATGCTCCGTGTGGAGCGCAATGCGTCCCCCCACACGATCCGCGCATATCACGACGAGCTCGAACGCTTTGCCGCGTGGCTCGACGAGATTGCGGAGAGTGCTGCCGTGGATCCCGAGGGTGTTGATCGTGCGACGGTCCGCGCCTTCCTCGGGACGCTGCATGAACGCGGACTCTCGAAACGCAGCGTCGCCCGCGCGCTGGCTGCGCTCCGTTCGTTTTACGTCTTCGCGCTGAAGCGCGGACTGCTGCCGACGAATCCGGCGGCGGACCTGCACGCGCCGAAGCTCGACAAGCGTCTTCCCGAATACGTCGAGGAGCAGTCGCTGCGCGGCATTCTCGCGATGCCCGACACCGGCACGGTGCGCGGCGCGCGTGACGCGGCTGTGCTCGAACTGTTCTACAGCACCGGCATGCGTCTGAGCGAACTCGTTGCGCTGAACCGCGACGCGATCTCGGCGCGGGCGGGCACCGCGCGTGTTCTGGGGAAACGCCGCAAGGAGCGTATCGTGCCGGTCGGCGCGCCCGCTCTGCGCGCACTGGAGGTCTGGTACGCCGCTGCCGCGGGGCATTTCGGCAGTGCCGGGAAACTTCGCGACACGAATGCCGTGTTTGTGAATATGAAGGGCTCGCGCCTCTCGGCGCGCTCGGTCCACGCCATCGTCACCCGGTACCTCGCTTCCGACGGAAGGCGCCGGAAAAACAGTCCGCACGTCCTGCGTCACAGTTTCGCCACGCATCTTGTTGATCGCGGGGCGGATCTCGAAGCGGTGCGTCAACTGCTCGGCCACGAAAGTCTGTCGACAACGCAGATATACACACACGTCTCCATCGAACACCTCAAGCGGGTGTACAGATTGTCGCACCCGCGAGCAACCATCCACACAGTTTCCCAGGAAGGAGCGTCATCATGA
- the pruA gene encoding L-glutamate gamma-semialdehyde dehydrogenase, whose translation MPTEFRNEPITDFTKPANARKQQAALALVQKKLGKKYPLIINGKKVLTPDFIASINPGNVSETIGHFAKADTALAEKALTVALKTFETWKHVPAVKRAAVLFKAAKIMRRRRYEINAWMIKEVGKNYTEADADTAEAIDFLEFYGREMLRLAAPQPLTPIPGEKNELVYLPLGVGLVIPPWNFPFAIMAGMTTASLVTGNTVLLKPSSDAPMMAWLLMEILEEAGLPAGVVNFIPGPGASVGDYLVAHPKIRYIAFTGSMEVGLRINEVAAKKAPGQIWIKRVIAEMGGKDSIVVDEGVDVADAVKGTLASAFGFQGQKCSACSRVIVHQNIYDRFVAKLIEEGKKLQIGEPDKNVYMGPVVNERSMNSILGYIEIAKNEKGVIAVGGQRAEGNGWYVQPTIVTNVKPMDTISQEEIFGPVLAVVKAKDFDDAMKIANNTIYGLTGAVYSKNKKHLEQARRDFFVGNMYLNRKCTGAMVGGHPFGGFNMSGTDSKAGGRDYLQLFTQAKLMSEKID comes from the coding sequence ATGCCCACAGAATTTCGCAACGAACCAATCACCGATTTCACAAAGCCGGCGAACGCGCGCAAACAACAGGCCGCGCTGGCGCTTGTCCAGAAGAAGCTGGGCAAAAAGTATCCGCTGATCATCAACGGCAAAAAAGTTCTCACGCCCGATTTTATCGCGTCGATCAATCCCGGCAATGTGTCCGAAACCATCGGCCATTTTGCCAAGGCCGACACGGCGCTTGCCGAGAAGGCGCTTACCGTCGCATTAAAGACGTTCGAGACGTGGAAACATGTGCCTGCGGTGAAACGCGCCGCCGTCCTTTTCAAGGCCGCGAAAATCATGCGCCGCCGCCGCTACGAGATCAACGCGTGGATGATCAAGGAAGTGGGCAAGAACTACACCGAGGCCGATGCCGACACCGCCGAGGCCATCGACTTCCTCGAATTCTACGGCCGCGAAATGCTGCGCCTCGCCGCGCCGCAGCCGCTCACACCGATTCCGGGCGAGAAGAATGAACTCGTGTACCTCCCGCTCGGTGTGGGTCTCGTTATTCCGCCGTGGAATTTCCCCTTCGCCATTATGGCAGGCATGACCACCGCCTCGCTGGTCACGGGCAACACCGTGCTGCTCAAACCCTCGTCGGACGCGCCGATGATGGCCTGGCTGCTCATGGAGATCCTCGAGGAAGCAGGTCTGCCCGCAGGCGTCGTGAACTTCATCCCGGGCCCGGGCGCTTCGGTGGGAGACTATCTCGTCGCGCATCCGAAGATCCGCTACATCGCCTTCACCGGCTCGATGGAAGTGGGTCTGCGCATCAACGAGGTCGCGGCAAAAAAGGCGCCGGGACAGATCTGGATCAAACGTGTCATCGCCGAAATGGGCGGCAAGGATTCGATCGTCGTGGACGAGGGCGTCGATGTCGCCGATGCGGTGAAGGGCACACTCGCCTCCGCCTTCGGTTTCCAGGGACAGAAATGCTCCGCTTGCAGCCGCGTCATCGTGCATCAGAACATCTACGACCGCTTCGTCGCGAAACTGATCGAGGAAGGCAAGAAGCTGCAGATAGGCGAACCCGACAAGAACGTGTACATGGGACCCGTCGTGAACGAGCGTTCGATGAATTCGATACTCGGCTACATCGAGATCGCAAAGAACGAGAAGGGCGTTATCGCCGTGGGCGGTCAGCGCGCCGAGGGCAATGGCTGGTACGTGCAGCCGACCATCGTGACTAACGTGAAACCCATGGACACGATCTCGCAGGAGGAAATCTTCGGACCCGTGCTCGCGGTTGTCAAGGCGAAGGACTTCGACGACGCCATGAAGATCGCGAACAACACGATCTACGGCCTCACCGGTGCCGTGTATTCGAAGAACAAAAAACACCTCGAACAGGCGCGCCGTGACTTCTTCGTGGGCAACATGTACCTCAACCGCAAGTGTACGGGCGCCATGGTGGGCGGTCATCCCTTCGGCGGATTCAATATGAGCGGCACCGACTCCAAAGCCGGAGGCCGCGATTACCTGCAGCTCTTTACGCAGGCAAAATTGATGTCGGAAAAAATCGACTAA
- a CDS encoding PH domain-containing protein, whose protein sequence is MAEETPIWTGSPSQKTNIGFFLLTFILIIPPIVRYLKTKYTRYEVTTQRIIFHTGVFSRQREELELYRVKDYRVVAPFLYRIFGLENVILETSDRTTPEVTLRAVPAGENLFEKIRSHTEAARDRKRVREVDYEHES, encoded by the coding sequence ATGGCAGAGGAAACACCGATCTGGACCGGATCACCCTCACAGAAAACCAACATCGGTTTCTTTCTCCTCACTTTTATTCTGATCATCCCGCCCATCGTGCGGTATCTGAAGACCAAGTACACGCGCTACGAAGTCACCACACAGCGCATCATCTTTCACACGGGCGTGTTCTCGCGGCAGCGCGAGGAACTCGAGCTGTATCGCGTCAAGGACTACCGCGTGGTGGCGCCCTTCCTGTATCGGATATTCGGACTCGAAAATGTGATTCTCGAGACCTCCGACCGCACCACGCCCGAGGTCACGCTCCGCGCCGTCCCCGCGGGCGAAAACCTCTTCGAGAAAATCCGCTCACACACCGAAGCCGCCCGCGACCGCAAACGTGTCCGCGAAGTGGATTACGAACATGAGTCGTAA